The Planctomycetia bacterium genome has a segment encoding these proteins:
- the thiC gene encoding phosphomethylpyrimidine synthase ThiC, whose protein sequence is MTQLLAARAGQITSEMEFVAQREQLAPELIRDEVAAGRMVIPANKVHLQKKLEPMCIGVASSCKINANIGNSAVTSNRETELDKLHTAVHFGADTVMDLSTGKDIDRIRQAIIDASPVPIGTVPIYQMLEQLGGNIEDMRPQHFLDMVEHQAKQGVDYMTVHCGVMLEHLHLTMQRVTGIVSRGGSLMAKWMMAHRQQNPLYTHFEDLCDIMREYDVTWSLGDGLRPGSIADASDAAQFAELDVLGELTKKGWAKGTQVMVEGPGHIPMHEIEMNIKRQIDICQGAPFYVLGPLVTDIAPGYDHITSAIGAALAGWSGAAMLCYVTPKEHLGLPEIDDVKQGVIAYKIAAHAADLARQRPGARDRDDALSRARFAFDWNEQFRLSLDPETARRMHDETLPQDTFKSAHFCSMCGPKYCSMKITEDIRKMAANGEPLVVLEGVGANE, encoded by the coding sequence ATGACTCAGCTTCTCGCCGCCCGGGCAGGGCAGATTACTTCGGAGATGGAATTCGTCGCCCAGCGCGAGCAACTGGCGCCGGAGTTGATTCGCGATGAAGTCGCCGCCGGACGGATGGTGATTCCGGCCAACAAAGTTCACTTGCAGAAGAAGCTGGAGCCGATGTGCATCGGCGTCGCCTCGAGTTGCAAGATCAATGCCAACATCGGCAACTCGGCGGTGACCAGCAATCGCGAAACGGAGTTGGACAAGCTCCACACCGCGGTGCACTTCGGCGCCGACACGGTGATGGACCTCTCCACGGGCAAGGACATCGATCGCATCCGCCAGGCGATCATCGACGCCTCGCCGGTCCCCATCGGCACGGTGCCGATCTACCAGATGCTCGAACAACTCGGCGGCAATATCGAGGACATGCGGCCGCAGCATTTCCTCGACATGGTTGAGCATCAGGCCAAGCAAGGCGTCGATTACATGACCGTCCATTGCGGCGTCATGCTCGAACACCTGCATCTCACCATGCAGCGCGTCACCGGCATCGTCAGCCGCGGCGGTTCGCTGATGGCCAAGTGGATGATGGCCCATCGACAACAGAATCCACTGTACACGCACTTCGAAGACCTCTGCGACATCATGCGCGAGTACGACGTCACCTGGAGCCTCGGCGACGGCCTCCGCCCCGGCAGCATCGCCGACGCCAGCGACGCCGCGCAATTTGCCGAGCTCGACGTCCTCGGCGAGCTCACCAAGAAAGGCTGGGCCAAAGGCACGCAAGTCATGGTCGAAGGCCCCGGGCATATCCCGATGCACGAGATCGAGATGAACATCAAGCGCCAGATCGACATCTGCCAAGGCGCGCCGTTCTACGTGCTCGGCCCGCTCGTCACCGACATCGCCCCCGGCTACGACCACATCACCAGCGCCATCGGCGCCGCGTTAGCCGGCTGGAGCGGCGCGGCGATGCTCTGCTACGTCACGCCGAAGGAACATCTCGGCCTGCCGGAGATCGACGACGTGAAACAAGGCGTAATCGCCTACAAGATCGCAGCCCACGCCGCCGACCTCGCCCGCCAACGCCCCGGCGCCCGCGACCGCGACGACGCCCTGAGCCGCGCCCGGTTCGCCTTCGACTGGAACGAACAATTCCGCCTCTCGCTGGACCCAGAAACCGCCCGGCGGATGCACGACGAAACCCTCCCGCAAGACACGTTCAAAAGCGCCCACTTCTGCAGCATGTGCGGCCCGAAATACTGCTCGATGAAGATCACGGAAGATATTCGGAAGATGGCGGCGAATGGAGAACCGCTGGTGGTGCTGGAGGGAGTTGGCGCGAATGAGTAA